TCGGCGGGTGGCTCGGCGAGGAGCAGCGTCGCCAGGGAGACGCGGAACCTCTCGCCGCCGGACAGCGAGGCGACCGGACGGTCGACGCTCGAGCCGCGCAGGAGCATCCGTCCGAGCTGGTTGCGGATGGCGGCGTCCGGTGCTCCCGGAGCGACCCGTCGTACGTTCGCCACCGCGTCCGCGCTCTCGTCGAGCCCGTCCAGGCGTTGAGGCAGGAAGCCGAACCGGTCGGTCAGGATCCGGCCGGCCGGCGCCCCCGGCCCGGGCGGTCGACCGTGGACGAGGTGCTCGAGCAGGGTCGACTTGCCGGCCCCGTTCGGGCCGACGAGCGCGATCCGCTCCGGTCCTTGGGCCACGATGGTGCGGCCGTCCTGGCTCAGCTCGAGCAGGCGCCGGCTGCGCGGGACGGCCGGGTCGGGCAGGGCCAGGCTGATGTGCTCCTCCCGGCGGACCCGGGCATCGGCGGAGTCGACGGCGGCCTGGGCGGCGAGCACCTTGTCGTCGAGGGTCGAGCGCAGGGAGCCGGCGGCGTTCTGGGCCTTGCTGGCCCGGTTGCCGGCCAGGATCCGCGGGATGCCGCCGTCCTTCTGCGTCTTCCGGGCCGTGCGTTCGCGGCGTGCCAGCTTGGTCTCCGCCTCGGCACGCTGCCTGCGCTCGACCTTCAGCGCCTGCTGCGCGGAACGGGCCGCCTGCTGCGCGGCCGCCTGCTCCTGGTCGACGTGAGCGCGCCAGGAGCTGTAGGGACCGCCGAAGGTGGACAGCTCGCTGCCACGCAGCTCCGCCGTGTGGTCGACGTGCTCGAGCAGGTCGAGATCGTGGCTGACGATCACGAGCGTGCCGGGCCACTGGTCGACGAACTCCGCCAACCGGGCGCGGGTCGGGCGGTCGAGGTTGTTCGTCGGCTCGTCGAGCAGGGTGATCGGCGTACGCCTCACCCGCATGCCGGTGATGGCGATGAGCATCGCCTCGCCGCCGGACAGCTCGGCGACCCGTCGCCCGAGGTCACCGA
The genomic region above belongs to Nocardioides sp. QY071 and contains:
- a CDS encoding ABC-F family ATP-binding cassette domain-containing protein yields the protein MSPVITLRDVTFEWPDGTVALSHLDGSLNAGRVGLVGRNGAGKSTLLRLVAGLLRPTSGQIITTGDVGYLPQTLTLHSETTIADLLGIRDVVDAIDAIERGDVDQRHFEAIGDDWDIESRAAELLDQIGFGVGDLGRRVAELSGGEAMLIAITGMRVRRTPITLLDEPTNNLDRPTRARLAEFVDQWPGTLVIVSHDLDLLEHVDHTAELRGSELSTFGGPYSSWRAHVDQEQAAAQQAARSAQQALKVERRQRAEAETKLARRERTARKTQKDGGIPRILAGNRASKAQNAAGSLRSTLDDKVLAAQAAVDSADARVRREEHISLALPDPAVPRSRRLLELSQDGRTIVAQGPERIALVGPNGAGKSTLLEHLVHGRPPGPGAPAGRILTDRFGFLPQRLDGLDESADAVANVRRVAPGAPDAAIRNQLGRMLLRGSSVDRPVASLSGGERFRVSLATLLLAEPPAELLILDEPTNNLDVASVDQLTEALSGYRGALLVVSHDHRFLRSLGLDLVLVLDAAGRLSQQASLDDR